A segment of the Xenorhabdus bovienii SS-2004 genome:
CAGCGATTGCTAAAATTACTGGAACCTTATCTCCCGCCACGGGGTCATTGATGAGCAAGAGAAAACGCCTGTCCGTTGTGATGATTGCTAAAAATTCCGCCGATTTGATTGCAGATTGTCTGCTATCCGTAGATTGGGCTGATGAAATTATCGTTCTAGACGCCGGCAGTACCGATACAACTTGTCAAATAGCCAGCGAAATGGGCGCGAAAGTCTACATCAATACGCAATGGCCCGGCTTCGGTCGTCAGCGGCAACTCGCACAATCCTATGCCAGCGGTGATTACATTTTCATGATTGATACCGATGAACGTGTAACCCCTGAATTAAGAACATCAATTGAGCAGATTTTGGCAGATCCCGACGATGATAAAGTCTATGACTGCGCACGTCTCAACCTGTTTATGGATCGTTTCATGAAGCACAGTGGCTGGTATCCTGATAAAGTCATTCGTCTCTATTGCCGCGAACATTATCAATATAACGACAATCAGGTTCATGAATCACTTAACACTCAGGGTGTCCGCATCGTGACATTAAAGGGCGATTTACGTCATCTCACCTGCCGTAATCTGATGGAATTCCAGCAAAAACAATTGAATTACGCCAGAGATTGGGCAAAATACCGCCACGAACAAGGTAACACAGCCCGTTATTTTTCTATCTTCAGCCATACGTTAGGCGCATTTTTTAAGACATGGCTGTTAAGGGCCGGGTTCCTCGATGGCAAACAAGGGTTGGTATTAGCAATGGTGAATGCCCAGTATACATTTAATAAATATGCTGCCCTCTGGGAACTCACCCAAACAGAGAGTAAAAAACGATGAAAAAAAAAGCAATTTATCCTGGTACTTTT
Coding sequences within it:
- a CDS encoding glycosyltransferase family 2 protein, whose translation is MSKRKRLSVVMIAKNSADLIADCLLSVDWADEIIVLDAGSTDTTCQIASEMGAKVYINTQWPGFGRQRQLAQSYASGDYIFMIDTDERVTPELRTSIEQILADPDDDKVYDCARLNLFMDRFMKHSGWYPDKVIRLYCREHYQYNDNQVHESLNTQGVRIVTLKGDLRHLTCRNLMEFQQKQLNYARDWAKYRHEQGNTARYFSIFSHTLGAFFKTWLLRAGFLDGKQGLVLAMVNAQYTFNKYAALWELTQTESKKR